The Streptomyces sp. HSG2 genome has a segment encoding these proteins:
- the pgl gene encoding 6-phosphogluconolactonase, producing MARATAARLITAVVDAQAARGHASVVLTGGRNGNGLLAALASAPAREAIDWTRLDLWWGDERFLPEGDPDRNVTQAREALADSVPLASERVHVMPASDGPHGQDVDAAAAEYARELARAAGPGRTVPAFDVLLLGVGPDTHVASLFPESPAVRETERAVVGVRDSPKPPPTRVSLTLPAIREARAVWLLAAGEDKAGAAALALSGADEVRAPAAGARGRSETLWLLDAAAASRLPSELRSPGPTRQ from the coding sequence ATGGCCCGGGCCACCGCGGCGAGGCTGATCACCGCCGTGGTCGACGCCCAGGCGGCGCGCGGTCACGCCTCCGTGGTGCTCACCGGTGGGCGCAACGGCAACGGTCTGCTCGCCGCCCTCGCCTCCGCGCCGGCCCGGGAGGCGATCGACTGGACGCGGCTGGACCTGTGGTGGGGCGACGAACGCTTCCTGCCCGAGGGAGACCCGGACCGCAACGTGACACAGGCCCGGGAAGCGCTGGCGGACTCGGTGCCGCTCGCCTCGGAACGGGTGCACGTGATGCCGGCGTCCGACGGCCCGCACGGGCAGGACGTGGACGCGGCGGCGGCCGAATACGCCCGGGAACTGGCGCGTGCCGCCGGCCCCGGCCGAACGGTTCCCGCCTTCGACGTCCTGCTCCTGGGCGTCGGCCCGGACACCCACGTGGCCTCGCTCTTCCCCGAGTCTCCCGCCGTGCGCGAGACCGAGCGAGCCGTGGTCGGCGTGCGGGACTCGCCCAAGCCCCCGCCCACCAGGGTGTCGCTGACCCTGCCGGCGATCCGGGAGGCCCGCGCCGTGTGGCTGCTCGCGGCCGGTGAGGACAAGGCCGGCGCCGCCGCGCTGGCGCTGTCCGGCGCCGATGAGGTCCGGGCGCCGGCGGCGGGGGCTCGGGGCCGGTCCGAGACGCTGTGGCTGCTCGACGCCGCTGCGGCGTCCCGGCTGCCTTCGGAACTTCGTTCGCCCGGCCCGACCCGGCAGTGA
- the opcA gene encoding glucose-6-phosphate dehydrogenase assembly protein OpcA produces the protein MKIDLIDTTAGKVNKALVQGRRAIGTPAIGMVLTLVVVTDEENAYDALKAAGEASHEHPSRTLVVIRRVSRTPRDRTRSRLDAEVRLGTDAGTGETVVLRLHGEVVDHAQSVVLPLLLPDAPVVVWWPADAPTNPASDPLGSLAQRRVTDTYACERPVAELITRARNYTPGDTDLSWTRITPWRSMLAAALDQVACEVRGVQVEGEEVDPSRELLAMWLAERLGVPVERSSSAGPGLTAVRLDTDCGPIALDRGDGTLATLSIHGQPDRAVALKRRDTAELIAEELRRLDPDDTYASALRQGLKRLNGPAGDGGTKGGASAPLAVPTPIEEAAKAPAAHAAQETPPVRKSAAK, from the coding sequence ATGAAGATCGACCTCATCGACACGACAGCCGGCAAGGTCAACAAGGCACTGGTGCAAGGCCGCCGGGCCATCGGCACGCCGGCCATCGGCATGGTGCTCACCCTCGTGGTCGTCACGGACGAGGAGAACGCCTACGACGCGCTGAAGGCGGCGGGCGAGGCCTCGCACGAGCACCCCTCACGGACCCTGGTGGTGATCAGGCGGGTCTCGCGCACCCCCCGCGACCGCACCAGGTCCCGGCTGGACGCCGAGGTCCGCCTCGGCACCGACGCGGGCACCGGCGAGACGGTCGTGCTGCGGTTGCACGGCGAGGTCGTCGACCACGCCCAGTCGGTGGTGCTGCCGCTGCTGTTGCCGGACGCGCCGGTCGTGGTGTGGTGGCCGGCCGACGCGCCCACGAACCCGGCCAGCGATCCGCTGGGTTCCCTGGCCCAGCGTCGGGTCACCGACACCTACGCGTGCGAGCGGCCCGTCGCGGAGCTGATCACCCGGGCTCGCAACTACACCCCGGGCGACACGGACCTGTCCTGGACCAGGATCACGCCGTGGCGGTCGATGCTGGCGGCGGCCCTGGACCAGGTGGCCTGCGAAGTACGGGGCGTCCAGGTGGAGGGCGAGGAAGTCGACCCCAGTCGCGAGCTGCTGGCGATGTGGCTCGCCGAGCGGTTGGGAGTGCCCGTGGAGCGGTCCTCCTCCGCCGGTCCCGGGTTGACCGCCGTCCGGTTGGACACGGACTGCGGCCCGATCGCCCTGGACCGGGGCGACGGCACTCTCGCGACCCTGTCCATCCACGGCCAACCCGACCGCGCGGTGGCGCTCAAGCGCCGGGACACAGCGGAGCTGATCGCCGAGGAACTGCGGCGGCTGGACCCCGACGACACCTACGCCTCGGCCCTGCGCCAAGGCCTGAAGCGCCTGAACGGCCCGGCCGGCGACGGCGGGACCAAGGGAGGGGCGTCGGCGCCCCTGGCGGTCCCCACCCCGATCGAGGAAGCGGCGAAGGCGCCCGCGGCGCACGCGGCGCAGGAGACGCCGCCGGTGCGGAAGTCGGCGGCGAAGTGA